One Octopus sinensis linkage group LG11, ASM634580v1, whole genome shotgun sequence genomic window carries:
- the LOC115216970 gene encoding uncharacterized protein LOC115216970, with amino-acid sequence MIVGFNYLAMTITGAMHLTLGIFCFICSIIGFTTKKYYTNYYGFYYDSYLYDDLSVRIAAGSFTASLWIIGVGILGILTGLKSNPEHRTNTLKLAYMVLAILTACSFAFAGMTCFTFHSLWILYYGVYGLYVLFAFAAFAMGVEFILAIVSSSICCCCSGTRVVQTTSNVDMQSGQAFTTPPAYIPQA; translated from the exons ATGATTGTTGGTTTCAACTACCTTGCGATGACAATAACGGGAGCAATGCATTTGACTCTtggaatattttgtttcatttgttcaataatcggttttacaacaaaaaaatactacACCAATTACTATGGTTTTTATTATGATAGTTATCTTTATGATGATCTGTCTGTAAGGATTGCTGCTGGATCATTTACTGCAAGTCTATGG attATTGGAGTTGGAATACTTGGAATTCTTACTGGTTTGAAGTCAAATCCTGAACACAGAACCAATACACTG AAACTTGCCTACATGGTCCTTGCCATTTTGACAGCATGTTCCTTCGCATTTGCTGGAATGActtgttttacttttcattcattATGGATT cTTTACTATGGCGTTTATGGCTTATATGTTTTATTTGCTTTTGCTGCATTTGCTATGGGTGTGGAATTTATTTTGGCTATTGTTTCTTCATCAATTTGCTGTTGCTGTTCAGGAACACGA gTTGTACAAACTACTAGTAATGTTGACATGCAATCCGGCCAGGCGTTCACTACTCCTCCAGCATATATACCTCAAGcataa